The nucleotide sequence GTTTCCGTAAATACGTTGCCCACCTTGGTGTCATGTGTAAAATAACTGAACCCGGATGACCACGTGCAATAAAAGATCGCGTCAACCTGACTCCCTTTCAAGGGGCTCGTGCGGACATCCAGTAATGCCTGAGGCGTGGCTTCCTTCAGAGAATACACGGGTTCATTTCCATCGTTATTGAAAATGATCCGCCGTTTTTTCCAGGCAGCTTTCTGTCTCGCCGCTTGCATGGATTGCTGTTGAGACGGACTCAATGTTGCGTTTTTTTCTGCTGCATCCACAGACCGTTCCAGATATGTATGACCGATGATCACAATGGCAGGCAGCAGAAGAAGTCGCAGCATTTGAGACGGCATGAGAGGAACTTTCTGATCAAAATGTTCTTTGATGTCACGAAGATTTTCTATTGAAAACAGCAATAAAATATCCTCATCAGTCACTGTTAAGTCGAAATCCTGACAATTCAACCGACGATATCAAGCGCGTTTGGCAAGTTTGTGTCAGGGATCTACCTGTTCTCCATAAAACCAATCTACGTTAATTCGAGCCAGGTGCAAGCCATCATTTGTGTGATACGCGATCAAAGCCAGATCGTCGTCAATAAACTCGATACACTGATACCCGAAATCGTTAGTGGGATCCTGAACGATGTTACGCTGATGAAGAAATGTTTTTCCCTCATCTCTGGAAATCGCAGTCGTCAAAGCAGAACGCATGGGAAGCTTTCTGCCGTTTTCTTCAATTGTTGATTTCTCACTGACCCAGATGAAAAGCAGGTCACCCGTCGAGGGGATGCGTCGTACAGTTGGCAAACCCGCATAAGGCATCTTCAAGTCGCGAATCAGCTTACCCTCAGACCATGTCTCGCCGCGATCTGTGGAATAGGCACGTACCGGATATCCGCTGTAACTTCGCGCGAACATCATCAAACGCCCATCTTTCAATTCCACGGCATCCGCTTCCTGTACTTCAATCTTTCGAGTCCCATACAGATCCACCGTGTTTTTGCTGGAATGCCAGCTGTGTCCCTGGTCGTCTGAGTAAAATGTGAGCCCGACATAGCCATTGTGGTCATTGGAATCCGGCATGTATTTTTTATTTTCACCGACGGCAATAATCCGCCCATCCCGTAACGACA is from Gimesia maris and encodes:
- a CDS encoding sialidase family protein; protein product: MGFQKIMAGVLCLCVASVACGADFDVVRIVKKEKQTRGYRGNNGDLLILQDGSILFCYTEYGDHGGIMAKKSVDQGKTWSEPWTLVPQPKLPAKGRYVHPSLLRIKNGEILLAYNYSTHPAKPYYATVLYRRSADEGQTWTEQLPVSAYPGYNLVHNDKLLSLRDGRIIAVGENKKYMPDSNDHNGYVGLTFYSDDQGHSWHSSKNTVDLYGTRKIEVQEADAVELKDGRLMMFARSYSGYPVRAYSTDRGETWSEGKLIRDLKMPYAGLPTVRRIPSTGDLLFIWVSEKSTIEENGRKLPMRSALTTAISRDEGKTFLHQRNIVQDPTNDFGYQCIEFIDDDLALIAYHTNDGLHLARINVDWFYGEQVDP